Proteins co-encoded in one Haloarcula pelagica genomic window:
- a CDS encoding cation diffusion facilitator family transporter: MSRRATLRRVGLLVLGVNLVLALLKGGVWAVTGSFAVQSEAVNSAADTAYSLVIVAGLYLTTQPPDFEHPHGHERIEPFVSLFVAAGIFVAGGVVFWQAGTVLLSGDVAVTRGPAAVSVLVLSGVAKYGLYRYCLAVGRDRNSPALVATATDNRNDILTAGAALVGVAGALLGFPLADPLAALVVAVGILYTGVEVVQDNVAYLVGAAPPEDLRKEILKRALSHPEVRGAHDVIAHYVGPEIDVSLHIEVEGDLTLREAHDIETAVIKSVQALPEVDDVFVHVDPKELGEWKADDEVERLADLE; encoded by the coding sequence ATGTCACGCCGTGCGACGCTCCGACGGGTCGGCCTCCTGGTCCTCGGTGTGAACCTCGTGCTGGCACTGCTGAAAGGCGGTGTCTGGGCCGTGACCGGCAGCTTCGCCGTCCAGTCCGAAGCCGTCAACAGCGCCGCCGACACCGCCTACTCGCTGGTCATCGTCGCCGGCCTCTATCTGACGACCCAGCCGCCCGACTTCGAACATCCACACGGCCACGAGCGGATCGAGCCGTTCGTCTCGCTGTTCGTCGCCGCGGGCATCTTCGTGGCCGGCGGCGTCGTCTTCTGGCAGGCCGGAACCGTCCTGCTCTCGGGCGATGTCGCCGTCACGCGCGGCCCGGCGGCGGTCTCGGTGCTGGTCCTCTCGGGGGTCGCCAAGTACGGCCTCTACCGCTACTGTCTGGCCGTCGGCCGGGACCGTAACTCGCCGGCGCTGGTCGCGACGGCGACGGACAACCGCAACGACATCCTCACCGCAGGGGCGGCGCTGGTCGGCGTCGCCGGCGCCCTGCTTGGGTTCCCGCTTGCGGACCCGCTGGCTGCGCTGGTCGTCGCCGTCGGCATCCTCTACACCGGCGTCGAGGTGGTCCAGGACAACGTCGCGTACCTCGTCGGCGCCGCACCGCCGGAGGACCTGCGCAAAGAGATCCTCAAGCGGGCGCTCTCACACCCGGAGGTCCGGGGCGCACACGACGTGATCGCTCACTACGTCGGCCCCGAGATCGACGTGAGCCTCCACATCGAGGTCGAGGGTGATCTCACCCTGCGGGAGGCCCACGACATCGAGACGGCCGTCATCAAGTCGGTCCAGGCCCTCCCCGAAGTCGACGACGTGTTCGTCCACGTCGACCCGAAGGAACTGGGCGAGTGGAAAGCCGACGACGAGGTCGAGCGACTCGCCGACCTGGAGTGA
- the deoC gene encoding deoxyribose-phosphate aldolase, with translation MDDVPDRIEHTVLGPTTTPEDVRTCLDEAIQYGTRACIPPCYLPLATDYANVTLSTVIDFPHGQGSPDAACSEARQAWDDGADELDLVCNVGRLQAGEDEAVREKIAEVVAAVPIPVKVIVEAPLLTEAELHRVGDLAVEADAAFLKTATGFSEGGATVPDVELLSNYLPVKASGGVGSWADAKALFEAGAERIGASSGDVIVGEWRETQEQAGREW, from the coding sequence ATGGACGACGTTCCCGACCGGATCGAACACACCGTGCTGGGGCCGACGACGACCCCCGAGGACGTGCGGACCTGTCTCGACGAGGCCATCCAGTACGGTACACGAGCCTGCATCCCGCCGTGTTACCTCCCGCTGGCGACCGACTACGCCAACGTCACGCTGTCGACGGTGATCGACTTCCCGCACGGCCAGGGGAGCCCGGACGCGGCCTGTAGCGAGGCCAGACAGGCCTGGGACGACGGGGCCGACGAACTGGACCTCGTCTGTAACGTCGGACGCCTGCAAGCCGGCGAGGACGAGGCCGTCCGCGAGAAGATCGCCGAGGTCGTCGCCGCCGTCCCGATCCCGGTGAAGGTCATCGTCGAGGCGCCGCTGCTGACCGAGGCCGAACTGCACCGCGTCGGCGACCTGGCCGTCGAGGCCGACGCCGCCTTCCTCAAGACCGCGACGGGGTTCTCGGAGGGCGGCGCGACGGTCCCGGACGTGGAACTCTTGAGCAACTACCTCCCGGTCAAAGCCAGCGGCGGCGTCGGTTCGTGGGCGGACGCGAAGGCGCTGTTCGAGGCCGGCGCCGAGCGGATCGGCGCCTCCAGCGGGGACGTGATCGTCGGCGAGTGGCGCGAGACACAGGAGCAGGCCGGTCGGGAGTGGTGA
- a CDS encoding nucleoside phosphorylase produces the protein MAKQPHLLVEPGDLTDIALIPGDPGRVDRIASHCEDAETVAQNREYKVVNATYEGRELTICSTGIGSPSAAIAVEELAAVGVETFIRVGTTGALQSDIEIGDMVVATGAAKDEGTSERYEAVTVPAVPDYDVLSALVDAAEANDEAVHVGPIATDDAFYAETDAYVSDWEDAGLLAVEMEASAVFTLARRKGLAAGAICTVDGNLVEGTQKGETDADELPEKARNNVERAIELGLTAAASL, from the coding sequence ATGGCAAAACAGCCCCACCTGCTCGTCGAACCGGGCGATCTGACCGACATCGCGCTCATCCCGGGCGACCCGGGCCGGGTCGACCGCATCGCGAGCCACTGCGAGGACGCGGAGACGGTGGCACAGAACCGCGAGTACAAGGTCGTCAACGCGACCTACGAGGGCCGGGAGCTGACGATCTGTTCGACCGGGATCGGCTCCCCGTCGGCGGCCATCGCCGTCGAGGAACTGGCCGCCGTCGGCGTCGAGACGTTCATCCGCGTCGGCACCACCGGTGCGCTCCAGTCGGACATCGAGATCGGTGACATGGTGGTCGCGACCGGGGCCGCGAAAGACGAGGGGACCAGCGAGCGCTACGAGGCCGTGACCGTCCCGGCGGTCCCGGACTACGACGTGCTCTCGGCGCTGGTCGACGCCGCCGAGGCCAACGACGAGGCCGTCCACGTCGGCCCGATCGCCACCGACGACGCCTTCTACGCCGAGACGGACGCGTACGTCAGCGACTGGGAGGACGCCGGCCTGCTGGCCGTCGAGATGGAGGCGTCGGCGGTGTTCACCCTGGCCCGCCGGAAGGGGCTGGCCGCCGGCGCGATCTGTACCGTCGACGGCAACCTCGTCGAGGGGACACAGAAAGGCGAGACCGACGCCGACGAACTGCCCGAGAAGGCACGGAACAACGTCGAGCGGGCGATCGAACTCGGCCTGACAGCCGCAGCGTCGCTGTAG
- a CDS encoding DUF255 domain-containing protein encodes MDEFAAETKVEWREWGAEAFEAAADSGRPVLLALTVPWSEECRAMDHGTYGEPRIAANINDGFVPVRVDADRNPRVRERYTMGGFPSTVVLTPDGEVITGATYLGPDGFRGILDSVREAWDSRGVEAGSIPRQLQDEAPPAGELRPRIEEHMVEQLLGAYDDEFGGWGTDVKFPLARTVEFALVRARDQATRTLEAIHTHLFDTYDGGFFRYATDRSWASPRREKLLDENAALVRAFAHGYRYTGTETYRDAAQRTAEYLTTTLWADDADAFAGSQAGVDDYYRLEPSEREEADPPYVDGTVFADRNGLAVDGLLWLAAYTDDERARRYAERARDSVCEQLVEDGAVAHYDGADSERGLLGDQAGLLQGLTTSWQVTGEAGPAQAVADWTIEHRQEDNGAFRDGPDSGAGLCGRSLHPLDTTVELADALVDLAALTGDDRYRQAATEAVEAFAGAAERMGVEVAGYAAVAARLRDPQAVVVGTEAGTDLHRAALRLADHETTVVPDPEGDGVARRREAGTVTAEAETPAALETALTGGE; translated from the coding sequence ATGGACGAGTTCGCGGCGGAGACGAAAGTCGAGTGGCGCGAGTGGGGCGCCGAGGCCTTCGAGGCGGCCGCCGACAGCGGCCGGCCGGTCCTGCTTGCCCTGACCGTGCCCTGGAGCGAGGAGTGTCGGGCCATGGACCACGGGACCTACGGCGAGCCCCGTATCGCGGCCAACATCAACGACGGGTTCGTCCCCGTCCGGGTCGACGCCGACCGTAACCCCCGCGTCCGGGAGCGGTACACCATGGGCGGGTTCCCGTCGACCGTGGTTCTCACCCCCGACGGCGAGGTCATCACCGGCGCGACGTATCTCGGCCCGGACGGCTTCCGGGGCATCCTCGATAGCGTCCGCGAGGCCTGGGACTCCCGAGGGGTCGAGGCGGGCTCGATCCCCAGACAGCTTCAGGACGAGGCCCCGCCGGCGGGCGAGTTGCGCCCCCGGATCGAGGAGCACATGGTCGAACAGTTGCTGGGCGCCTACGACGACGAGTTCGGCGGCTGGGGCACCGACGTGAAGTTCCCGCTCGCCCGGACCGTCGAGTTCGCGCTGGTCCGGGCCCGCGACCAGGCGACCCGGACGCTCGAAGCGATCCACACCCACCTGTTCGACACCTACGACGGCGGCTTCTTCCGGTACGCGACCGACCGGAGCTGGGCGAGCCCCCGTCGGGAGAAACTGCTCGACGAGAACGCCGCGCTGGTCCGGGCGTTCGCCCACGGCTACCGGTACACCGGGACCGAGACCTACCGCGACGCCGCCCAGCGGACCGCCGAGTATCTCACGACGACGCTGTGGGCCGACGACGCCGACGCCTTCGCCGGCAGCCAGGCCGGCGTCGACGACTACTACCGGCTCGAACCCAGCGAGCGCGAGGAGGCCGACCCGCCGTACGTCGACGGGACGGTGTTCGCCGACCGGAACGGCCTGGCGGTCGACGGCCTGCTGTGGCTCGCGGCCTACACCGACGACGAGCGCGCCCGGCGGTACGCCGAGCGGGCCAGGGACAGCGTCTGCGAGCAGTTGGTCGAGGACGGCGCGGTCGCCCACTACGACGGGGCCGACAGCGAGCGCGGCCTCCTCGGGGACCAGGCCGGCCTGCTCCAGGGGCTGACGACCAGTTGGCAGGTGACCGGCGAGGCCGGGCCGGCCCAGGCGGTCGCCGACTGGACTATCGAGCACCGCCAGGAGGACAACGGCGCGTTCCGGGACGGCCCCGACAGCGGCGCCGGCCTCTGCGGGCGCTCGTTGCACCCCCTCGACACGACGGTCGAACTGGCCGACGCCCTGGTCGACCTCGCCGCGCTGACCGGCGACGACCGGTACCGACAGGCCGCGACCGAGGCGGTCGAGGCGTTCGCCGGGGCCGCGGAACGGATGGGCGTCGAGGTGGCCGGCTACGCCGCCGTGGCGGCCCGGCTCCGCGACCCCCAGGCAGTCGTCGTCGGGACCGAGGCGGGAACCGACCTCCACCGCGCGGCGCTGCGACTGGCCGACCACGAGACGACGGTCGTCCCGGACCCCGAGGGCGACGGCGTCGCGCGACGCCGGGAAGCCGGGACCGTCACGGCCGAGGCCGAGACGCCGGCCGCACTGGAGACGGCACTGACCGGCGGGGAGTAG
- a CDS encoding YbhB/YbcL family Raf kinase inhibitor-like protein, translating into MRRRSLLAAVGTALGTAGCVGSSSPGRPLRVSLPGSDGRLPTRYTCDGAGESPPITVESVPEPVSALAVTAESNRDAIIEPVHWTLWNVPADRTEIPAGLPRTATVDDLGGARQGRSGGPPGYDPPCPATGGTEEYRFQVYGLDAPLELAGGTANDDALDAISAATVASQRFVRTYERPADDESG; encoded by the coding sequence ATGCGACGCCGCTCGCTCCTGGCGGCAGTGGGGACAGCGCTCGGGACCGCCGGCTGTGTCGGCTCGTCGAGCCCCGGCCGGCCGCTGCGGGTCTCGCTGCCCGGGAGTGACGGGCGGCTCCCGACCCGGTACACCTGTGACGGCGCGGGGGAGTCACCGCCGATCACCGTCGAGTCGGTCCCCGAGCCAGTGTCGGCGCTGGCCGTGACCGCCGAGTCCAACCGGGACGCGATCATCGAGCCCGTTCACTGGACGCTCTGGAACGTCCCCGCAGACCGAACCGAGATCCCCGCCGGCCTCCCGCGGACGGCGACGGTCGACGACCTGGGGGGCGCGCGACAAGGACGGTCGGGCGGGCCGCCCGGCTACGATCCGCCCTGTCCGGCCACCGGTGGGACCGAGGAGTATCGCTTCCAGGTGTACGGCCTCGACGCCCCGCTCGAACTGGCGGGCGGGACCGCGAACGACGACGCGCTGGACGCGATCAGCGCCGCGACCGTCGCCAGCCAGCGGTTCGTCCGGACGTACGAGCGGCCCGCCGACGACGAGTCCGGCTGA
- a CDS encoding PQQ-binding-like beta-propeller repeat protein, producing the protein MDGTRTDRRTFLRAAAGVVGLGSTGGCLTLQEPDDGPSTAVSTPTRQTDAQTTSPPATATVSADVPGPARWVRRTRAPVRQRPVAANGLVLVGSTDRHLYAFDAADGSREWVVEFETEPLFTVAGDTAVVLGDFRVYAIDVTTGAIRWEKASTATSYRPLAVDDTVFLGARSRIGVRVVARSLSSGDVQWLFTERDTDERTFVVAQPAYEDGLVCVVAGKGGQRPSTHSAAYGIDAETGEKRWQTAVNANVGELNVASADGYAVSGGHDGTLHAFDTETGDHAWQRDDLDAYFVTAIGERIYTGGDRFRAIDPATGRTEWAFSGHETDSFAAPAVHDGAFLVPSDGRLYELGADGQRRGAVEMIDEVSTGAAADSAGVYVGAEDASVYAYRHPDT; encoded by the coding sequence ATGGACGGCACGCGGACGGACCGTCGGACGTTCCTCCGAGCGGCAGCAGGCGTCGTCGGCCTGGGATCGACCGGTGGCTGTCTGACCCTGCAGGAACCCGACGACGGGCCGAGCACGGCTGTCTCGACACCGACACGGCAGACGGACGCACAAACCACGTCGCCGCCGGCCACGGCCACAGTCTCCGCGGACGTTCCGGGGCCGGCCCGGTGGGTCCGCCGGACGCGCGCACCGGTCCGACAGCGGCCGGTCGCCGCGAACGGCCTGGTCCTCGTCGGCAGCACCGACCGGCACCTGTACGCGTTCGACGCTGCGGACGGTTCCCGGGAGTGGGTCGTCGAGTTCGAGACCGAACCGCTGTTCACCGTCGCCGGGGACACCGCTGTCGTGCTGGGCGACTTTCGTGTCTACGCGATCGACGTGACGACGGGGGCGATACGGTGGGAGAAGGCCTCGACGGCCACCAGCTATCGGCCCCTCGCCGTCGACGACACCGTCTTCCTGGGCGCCCGGTCGCGGATCGGGGTCCGCGTCGTCGCCCGGTCGCTGTCCTCGGGAGACGTACAGTGGCTCTTCACCGAGCGCGACACCGACGAGCGGACCTTCGTCGTCGCGCAACCGGCCTACGAGGACGGCCTCGTCTGTGTCGTCGCGGGGAAGGGCGGACAGCGCCCTAGCACACACAGCGCGGCGTACGGAATCGACGCCGAGACAGGCGAGAAGCGCTGGCAGACCGCCGTCAACGCGAACGTCGGCGAGTTGAACGTCGCTTCGGCCGACGGGTACGCTGTCAGCGGCGGGCACGACGGGACCCTCCACGCGTTCGACACCGAGACCGGCGACCACGCGTGGCAACGCGACGATCTGGACGCGTACTTCGTCACCGCGATCGGAGAGAGGATCTACACCGGGGGCGATCGGTTTCGCGCGATCGATCCGGCGACCGGTCGGACGGAGTGGGCGTTCAGCGGTCACGAGACGGACTCGTTTGCCGCCCCGGCCGTCCACGACGGCGCTTTCCTCGTTCCGTCGGACGGACGGCTGTACGAACTGGGCGCGGACGGGCAGCGCCGCGGCGCGGTCGAGATGATCGACGAGGTGTCGACCGGCGCCGCCGCCGACAGCGCTGGCGTCTACGTCGGTGCCGAGGACGCGAGCGTCTACGCGTACCGACACCCCGATACGTGA
- a CDS encoding TrmB family transcriptional regulator, producing the protein MASLRDLGLSEYEARAYRSLLETGPTTAKELSRASDVPMGRIYDVLNSLVTYNLVRSQTASRPKKYVAVEPETALDRLLEDKKRELEEKSQQYESIVDDLAEQLESADPVEEPFWTAAVGPEDSLDLLLERLAAADHRIVMVGSSPARQVDIRAGTERIVDELEAALERGVDVSLLVRPDLFENLPESANQEYYDRLAPYDNYTARASSNITTTFELIDDIEVCIEVPHPLGLEETFGVIDLKDPDFTEDISEAFVDHWESATPIRPP; encoded by the coding sequence ATGGCGAGCCTACGCGACCTCGGTCTCTCTGAATACGAGGCACGGGCCTACAGATCGCTGCTGGAGACTGGCCCGACCACGGCCAAGGAGTTGTCCCGTGCCAGTGACGTGCCGATGGGGCGGATCTACGACGTACTCAACAGTCTGGTGACCTACAACCTCGTCCGGAGCCAGACGGCGAGTCGGCCGAAGAAGTACGTCGCCGTCGAACCGGAGACGGCGCTCGATCGGCTGCTGGAGGACAAGAAACGGGAACTCGAAGAGAAGTCCCAGCAGTACGAGAGCATCGTCGACGACCTCGCAGAGCAGTTAGAGAGCGCCGACCCGGTCGAGGAGCCGTTCTGGACGGCCGCGGTCGGGCCCGAGGACTCGCTCGACCTCCTGTTGGAGCGACTGGCTGCCGCCGACCACCGGATCGTCATGGTCGGCTCCTCGCCGGCCCGGCAGGTCGACATCCGGGCCGGGACCGAACGGATCGTCGACGAGCTAGAGGCGGCCCTGGAGCGTGGCGTCGACGTGTCGCTACTGGTCCGGCCGGACCTCTTCGAGAACCTCCCCGAGTCGGCCAACCAGGAGTACTACGACCGGCTTGCGCCGTACGACAACTACACCGCCCGCGCCAGTTCGAACATCACGACGACGTTCGAACTCATCGACGATATCGAGGTGTGCATCGAGGTTCCCCACCCCCTCGGACTGGAGGAGACCTTCGGCGTCATCGATCTCAAAGACCCCGACTTCACCGAGGACATCAGCGAGGCGTTCGTCGACCACTGGGAGTCGGCGACGCCGATTCGGCCGCCCTGA
- a CDS encoding NAD(P)-dependent alcohol dehydrogenase, producing the protein MRAARLHEYTHDMSAGLSLDEVDEPQVSTPTEVVVSVEGAGWCQTDNHIIEGMWEQYVEQPLPMTLGHENAGTVVETAEEVELVSEGDQVICHPVQTCGTCRPCRQGETMYCENQSFNGLTTDGGFANELLTSERAVIPLPDGVDPVDIAPHADAGITAYHAVKKAVDGLNPGDTAVVIGVGGLGHIGLQCLDAMSAADIVAVDLKESARDLAADLGARYTLDPENEDIASEVADISDGVGAAQVLDFVGADETTALAPDLCAAGGDHHIIGYGGHIHEPAQALVNGEFSYRGNIVGRYTELQELVALVERGEVDLHTTRYDLSEVNDVAVALEAREIDGRAVITP; encoded by the coding sequence ATGCGCGCCGCACGACTCCACGAGTACACACACGACATGTCCGCGGGTCTGTCGCTCGACGAAGTCGACGAACCGCAGGTATCGACGCCAACAGAGGTGGTCGTCTCCGTCGAGGGCGCAGGGTGGTGTCAGACCGACAACCACATCATCGAGGGGATGTGGGAGCAGTACGTCGAGCAGCCGCTCCCGATGACGCTGGGCCACGAGAACGCCGGGACCGTCGTCGAGACGGCCGAGGAGGTCGAACTCGTCTCCGAGGGCGATCAGGTGATCTGTCACCCGGTCCAGACCTGTGGCACCTGCCGGCCCTGTCGGCAGGGCGAGACGATGTACTGCGAGAACCAGTCGTTCAACGGGCTGACGACCGACGGGGGCTTCGCTAACGAGTTGCTCACGAGCGAGCGGGCGGTGATCCCGCTGCCCGACGGCGTCGACCCGGTCGACATCGCGCCCCACGCCGACGCCGGGATCACGGCCTACCACGCCGTCAAGAAGGCCGTCGACGGGCTCAACCCCGGTGACACCGCCGTCGTCATCGGAGTCGGCGGGCTGGGGCACATCGGCCTCCAGTGTCTGGACGCGATGAGCGCGGCCGACATCGTCGCCGTCGATCTCAAGGAGTCCGCCCGCGACCTCGCGGCCGATCTCGGCGCTCGCTACACGCTCGATCCCGAGAACGAGGACATCGCGAGCGAGGTCGCCGACATCAGCGACGGGGTCGGCGCGGCCCAGGTGCTCGATTTCGTCGGCGCCGACGAGACGACCGCGCTGGCGCCGGACCTGTGTGCCGCCGGCGGCGACCACCACATCATCGGCTACGGCGGCCACATCCACGAGCCGGCCCAGGCCCTGGTCAACGGCGAGTTCAGCTATCGGGGCAACATCGTCGGGCGGTACACCGAACTCCAGGAACTGGTCGCGCTGGTCGAGCGCGGCGAGGTCGACCTCCACACGACCCGGTACGACCTGAGCGAGGTCAACGACGTGGCGGTGGCGCTGGAAGCGCGGGAGATCGACGGCCGGGCGGTCATCACTCCCTGA
- a CDS encoding tRNA (N(6)-L-threonylcarbamoyladenosine(37)-C(2))-methylthiotransferase encodes MARYHIETYGCTSNRGETQQIEQTLREGGHHPADGPEAADVAILNTCTVLEKTERNMLERAKELDAETPADLVVTGCMALAQGDEFREAGVDAEILHWDDVPQHVLNGECPTVTPDTETVLNGVVGILPIARGCMSDCSYCITKQATGRIDSPSVEENVRKARALVHAGAKELRITGQDTGVYGWDTNQGTSLLPELLERICTEIDGEFRVRVGMANPKGLHGVREELARVFAEHDELYNFIHAPVQSGSDDVLADMRRQHAVSEYVEVVEAFDDALDYWTLSTDFIVGFPTEEPEDHEQSLALLRETRPEKINVTRFSKRPGTDAADMKGLGGQTKKDRSKAMTELKMEVTGGAYEEMIGRESSVLLVEDGTEESLVGYDEAYRQVVIADAQERGLELGDVVDVEVTSHNTVYAFGEPIETRLAAD; translated from the coding sequence ATGGCCCGCTATCACATCGAGACGTACGGGTGTACCTCCAACAGAGGTGAGACCCAGCAGATCGAGCAGACGCTCCGCGAGGGCGGCCACCACCCCGCCGACGGCCCCGAAGCGGCGGACGTGGCGATCCTCAACACCTGCACGGTGCTCGAAAAGACCGAGCGCAACATGCTCGAACGGGCCAAAGAACTCGACGCGGAGACGCCGGCCGATCTCGTCGTGACCGGCTGTATGGCGCTGGCCCAGGGCGACGAGTTCCGCGAGGCCGGCGTCGACGCCGAGATCCTCCACTGGGACGACGTGCCCCAGCACGTCCTCAACGGCGAGTGTCCGACGGTGACGCCCGACACCGAGACGGTCCTCAACGGCGTCGTCGGCATCCTCCCGATCGCCCGCGGGTGCATGTCGGACTGCTCGTACTGTATCACCAAGCAGGCGACGGGCCGCATCGACTCCCCCTCCGTCGAGGAGAACGTCCGGAAGGCCCGGGCGCTGGTCCACGCCGGCGCGAAGGAACTCCGGATCACGGGCCAGGACACCGGCGTCTACGGCTGGGACACCAACCAGGGGACGAGCCTGCTGCCCGAACTGCTAGAGCGCATCTGCACCGAGATCGACGGCGAGTTCCGGGTCCGCGTGGGAATGGCGAACCCGAAGGGGCTCCACGGGGTCCGGGAGGAACTCGCTCGGGTGTTCGCCGAGCACGACGAACTGTACAACTTCATCCACGCGCCGGTCCAGTCGGGCAGCGACGACGTGCTCGCGGACATGCGCCGCCAGCACGCCGTCTCCGAGTACGTCGAGGTCGTTGAGGCCTTCGACGACGCGCTGGACTACTGGACGCTGTCGACGGACTTCATCGTCGGGTTCCCCACCGAGGAACCCGAGGACCACGAGCAGTCTTTGGCGTTGCTCCGGGAGACTCGCCCCGAGAAGATCAACGTCACGCGGTTCTCGAAGCGGCCCGGCACCGACGCCGCCGACATGAAGGGACTGGGGGGCCAGACGAAGAAGGACCGCTCGAAGGCCATGACCGAACTGAAGATGGAGGTGACCGGCGGGGCCTACGAGGAGATGATCGGCCGGGAGTCCTCCGTGTTGCTCGTCGAGGACGGTACCGAGGAGTCGCTGGTGGGCTACGACGAGGCGTACCGGCAGGTCGTCATCGCCGACGCCCAGGAGCGCGGGCTGGAACTGGGCGACGTGGTCGATGTCGAGGTGACGAGCCACAACACGGTGTACGCCTTCGGCGAACCGATCGAAACACGGCTCGCCGCCGACTGA
- a CDS encoding DUF63 family protein — translation MVLPSGFGLPPLPYLIALVSGVLLVTALLYAVEPPIDQRTVAALAPWMAVGGALHAFNQPPIEAYDAVYRPLFGTPSVYLTTYIVLGTAWIAASLFGVRSGHDETVTRNLGLIGTGVFTVLLVIGVAMALESGLLSLLWPTVAVVASVVVAAVVVLVVALWRTPVMVRARYAAPVVVFAHTFDGISTAIGTDILGIGERSPVPRAIMEFAGSLEAASLIGSGWLFVVVKLVVAVGVVLLMHQYLDEEPVEGGLLLSLIAAVGLGPATNNFVLFLFLAP, via the coding sequence ATGGTACTGCCGTCGGGGTTCGGGTTGCCACCGTTGCCCTACCTGATCGCGCTCGTCTCCGGGGTCCTGTTGGTGACGGCGCTGTTGTACGCCGTCGAGCCACCGATCGACCAGCGCACGGTCGCCGCGCTGGCCCCGTGGATGGCCGTCGGCGGCGCGCTCCACGCGTTCAATCAACCGCCCATCGAGGCCTACGACGCGGTCTACCGGCCGCTGTTCGGGACGCCGTCGGTGTATCTCACGACCTACATCGTCCTGGGGACCGCCTGGATCGCCGCGTCGCTGTTCGGGGTTCGTAGCGGTCACGACGAGACCGTCACCCGTAACCTCGGACTCATCGGAACCGGTGTGTTCACCGTCCTCCTGGTGATCGGCGTCGCGATGGCGCTCGAATCAGGACTGCTGTCGCTCCTGTGGCCGACCGTTGCCGTCGTCGCGAGCGTCGTCGTCGCCGCGGTCGTCGTCCTCGTCGTCGCGCTGTGGCGGACCCCGGTGATGGTCCGCGCTCGCTACGCCGCGCCCGTCGTCGTGTTCGCGCACACGTTCGACGGTATCTCGACGGCCATCGGGACCGACATCCTCGGGATCGGCGAGCGCTCGCCGGTCCCGCGGGCGATCATGGAGTTCGCCGGCAGTCTCGAAGCCGCGTCGCTGATCGGGAGCGGGTGGCTGTTCGTGGTCGTCAAGCTGGTCGTCGCCGTCGGCGTCGTCCTCCTGATGCACCAGTACCTCGACGAGGAACCCGTCGAAGGCGGACTCTTGCTGTCGCTGATCGCCGCCGTCGGACTCGGGCCGGCGACGAACAACTTCGTCCTGTTCCTGTTTCTGGCGCCCTGA